A window from Pseudomonas kribbensis encodes these proteins:
- a CDS encoding DeoR family transcriptional regulator, translating to MNLPPRQQQILELVRERGYVSIEEMATLFVVTPQTIRRDINQLAEANLLRRYHGGAAYDSSVENTAYAMRADQMRDEKQRIGEAIAAQIPDHASLFINIGTTTESIARALLNHSHLKIITNNLHVASMLSAKDDFDVLLTGGNVRRDGGVVGQASVDFINQFKVDFALVGISGIDEDGSLLDFDYQEVRVSQAIIANARQVILAADSSKFGRNAMIRLGPISLIDCLVTDQQPVPALAQLLSQNKIRLEVV from the coding sequence ATGAATCTGCCTCCCCGTCAGCAGCAAATCCTCGAGCTGGTCCGCGAACGCGGCTATGTGAGCATCGAGGAAATGGCCACGCTGTTCGTTGTTACCCCGCAAACCATCCGCCGCGATATCAATCAACTGGCGGAAGCCAATCTGCTGCGTCGCTACCACGGCGGCGCCGCCTATGATTCCAGCGTCGAAAACACCGCCTATGCGATGCGCGCCGACCAGATGCGCGATGAAAAACAACGCATCGGTGAAGCCATCGCCGCGCAGATCCCCGATCACGCCTCGTTGTTCATCAACATCGGCACTACCACCGAATCCATCGCCCGCGCCCTGCTCAATCACAGTCACCTGAAAATCATCACCAACAACCTGCACGTCGCCTCGATGCTCAGTGCCAAGGATGATTTCGATGTGCTGCTCACCGGCGGCAATGTCCGTCGCGACGGCGGCGTGGTGGGTCAGGCGAGCGTGGACTTCATCAATCAGTTCAAGGTCGACTTTGCGCTGGTGGGCATCAGTGGCATCGACGAAGACGGCAGCCTGCTCGACTTCGATTACCAGGAAGTGCGGGTGTCCCAGGCGATCATCGCCAATGCCCGGCAGGTGATCCTGGCGGCGGACTCCAGCAAGTTCGGCCGTAACGCGATGATTCGCCTCGGTCCGATCAGCCTGATCGATTGCCTGGTCACCGACCAGCAGCCGGTGCCAGCCCTGGCGCAACTGCTGAGCCAGAACAAGATTCGTCTGGAAGTCGTTTAA